In the Ilumatobacteraceae bacterium genome, one interval contains:
- a CDS encoding PAC2 family protein, with product MDHVRWLADDISLTNPVIVAAFTGWNDAADAASTALRTMIETSGATALAEIDPEPFTDFATTRPHVALDEQRNRSIIWPTVGVWGASLPGTDVVLVMGPEPALRWRTFCDQITGIAQRVDAPMGFTLGALLADVPHTRRTQIIGTGTDTDLIERFDLERSRYEGPTGIVAVLHDAWSRCGLPTASLWAAVPGYAAQLPSPRAAVALLDRLCTMMGTPAPTTAITNQIADYDAQVDALISDDDDLVTYVRRLESMVDEMSGDDTGSTTSPIDDTDPESLAAEVEQFLRDHDTDG from the coding sequence ATGGATCATGTCCGCTGGCTCGCTGACGACATCTCGTTGACCAACCCGGTCATCGTCGCTGCGTTCACCGGCTGGAACGACGCCGCCGACGCCGCCTCCACGGCGCTGCGAACGATGATCGAGACCAGCGGCGCCACCGCCCTCGCCGAGATCGATCCCGAGCCGTTCACCGACTTCGCCACCACGCGCCCCCACGTCGCGCTCGACGAGCAGCGCAACCGGTCGATCATCTGGCCGACGGTCGGCGTCTGGGGGGCGTCGCTGCCCGGGACCGACGTCGTGCTCGTCATGGGGCCGGAGCCCGCCCTGAGATGGCGGACCTTCTGCGACCAGATCACCGGCATCGCACAGCGGGTCGACGCGCCGATGGGGTTCACGCTCGGCGCGCTGCTGGCCGACGTGCCCCACACCCGCCGCACCCAGATCATCGGCACCGGGACCGACACCGATCTGATCGAACGGTTCGACCTCGAACGCTCCCGGTACGAGGGGCCGACCGGCATCGTCGCCGTACTCCACGACGCCTGGTCGCGCTGCGGCCTGCCCACCGCCTCGCTGTGGGCGGCCGTGCCGGGGTACGCCGCACAGCTGCCGTCGCCGCGGGCGGCCGTCGCACTCCTCGACCGACTGTGCACGATGATGGGCACACCCGCACCGACCACCGCGATCACCAACCAGATCGCCGACTACGACGCCCAGGTCGACGCGCTCATCTCCGACGACGACGACCTCGTCACCTACGTGCGCCGACTCGAGTCGATGGTCGACGAGATGTCCGGCGACGACACCGGGTCGACGACCTCTCCGATCGACGACACCGATCCCGAATCGTTGGCGGCCGAGGTCGAGCAGTTCCTGCGCGACCACGACACCGACGGCTGA
- a CDS encoding NUDIX hydrolase N-terminal domain-containing protein: MSESNGRADARDLARWSSSLAGIARTGLAFTENLYERERYEEVLHVAADIRSAAEELDEAVAVARETDHFVQEWLQNVGEGVPGYVTPKVAIGAVVGNDDGEILLVQRADSGVWLYPTGWADIGYSPSEVAVKEVSEETGITCEPVRLLSVIDGQRMGFSRFGMYMLLFYCRATGGELTPHPLETADVGWFGPTSLPEATAGASWWAGPAFAAINGDETPTVFDLPRSEVWRS, translated from the coding sequence GTGAGCGAGTCGAACGGTCGAGCCGACGCACGAGACCTGGCCCGGTGGAGTTCTTCGTTGGCCGGGATCGCCCGCACCGGGCTCGCGTTCACCGAGAACCTCTACGAACGCGAACGGTACGAAGAGGTGCTCCACGTCGCCGCCGACATCCGGTCGGCGGCCGAGGAACTCGACGAAGCGGTGGCCGTCGCCCGCGAAACCGACCACTTCGTGCAGGAATGGCTGCAGAACGTGGGCGAGGGCGTCCCGGGCTACGTGACGCCGAAGGTCGCGATCGGCGCCGTCGTGGGCAACGACGACGGCGAGATCCTCCTCGTCCAGCGGGCCGACTCGGGCGTGTGGCTGTATCCCACCGGATGGGCCGACATCGGTTACTCGCCGTCGGAGGTCGCGGTCAAGGAGGTGTCGGAGGAGACCGGCATCACCTGCGAGCCGGTGCGCCTGCTGTCGGTGATCGACGGACAGCGGATGGGCTTCTCCCGGTTCGGGATGTACATGCTGCTGTTCTACTGCCGGGCGACCGGCGGCGAACTCACGCCGCATCCGCTCGAGACCGCCGACGTCGGCTGGTTCGGCCCGACCTCGCTGCCCGAGGCCACCGCCGGCGCGAGCTGGTGGGCCGGCCCGGCGTTCGCCGCGATCAACGGCGACGAGACGCCGACCGTCTTCGATCTTCCTCGATCCGAGGTGTGGCGCAGCTGA